The following are encoded together in the Scomber japonicus isolate fScoJap1 chromosome 20, fScoJap1.pri, whole genome shotgun sequence genome:
- the LOC128381403 gene encoding C1q-related factor-like, which yields MLVLVLVVLIPVLVSSVGTGGIDDSASHYEMLGTCRMVCDPFPSTGTTGTGVHPGTDTATTGLQVDNEADLSDHSIGPPLPTYSAHGSHGKPGRPGKPGPPGPPGEPGPPGPKGPPGDSVDIVRTGILGLGGKGAVSTTTYNTTPRVAFYAGLRNPQEGYDILRFDDVVTNIGGNYEGATGKFTCKIPGTYFFIYNVLMRGGDGTSMWADLIKNGLVRASAIAQDQDQSYDYASNSVILHLDAGDEVFIKLDGGKAHGGNSNKYSTFSGFILYAD from the exons ATGCTGGTCCTGGTTTTGGTGGTCCTCATCCCTGTGCTGGTCAGCTCAGTTGGCACAGGTGGCATAGATGACAGCGCAAGCCACTATGAGATGCTGGGTACCTGCCGCATGGTTTGTGATCCTTTCCCCAGCACGGGTACAACGGGCACAGGTGTGCACCCGGGCACAGATACAGCAACCACAGGCCTACAGGTGGACAATGAGGCAGATCTGAGTGATCACAGCATTGGCCCACCGCTACCTACTTACAGTGCTCATGGCTCACATGGAAAACCAGGACGTCCAGGCAAGCCTGGACCACCAGGACCTCCGGGAGAGCCAGGCCCACCAGGACCTAAGGGACCACCAGGAGATAGTGTGGATATAGTCCGAACTGGGATACTAGGTTTAGGGGGTAAAGGGGCAGTTAGTACCACCACCTACAACACCACGCCTCGGGTGGCATTTTATGCTGGACTACGAAACCCTCAAGAAGGTTATGACATTCTGCGGTTTGATGACGTGGTGACTAATATTGGTGGTAACTATGAGGGCGCGACGGGCAAGTTCACCTGTAAGATCCCTGGCACCTACTTTTTCATCTACAATGTGCTGATGAGGGGAGGAGATGGCACCAGCATGTGGGCTGACCTGATCAAGAATGGTCTG GTGAGGGCCAGCGCCATTGCCCAAGACCAGGACCAGAGCTATGACTACGCCAGCAACAGTGTCATCCTTCATTTGGATGCAGGCGATGAGGTTTTCATAAAACTGGATGGGGGCAAGGCTCATGGGGGCAACAGCAACAAATATAGCACCTTTTCAGGGTTCATCCTCTATGCCGACTGA